TTAACTGTGTTCTAATCATCAGTTTTGCTCCACGCGTTTGTATGTTCTTCCTCTTTCGTTCCTCTTCCTTCCTGCAGCCACACAAAACAGCAAATTTGGTTATTACAAGACATAAAATATGTAACGAAGTAATATTTCTCTCAAAATTCAGAGAAGGAAACATACTTGGTCTGTTCTTTTTCTTTGACTGCACAATTTGTGGGATGAAAACGCCAGTCCCGTTTCCGGTTCTCCACAAATTCATGACCCACGCAGGTGCAGCGACCTCCTCTTTATTTGGAGGCCAGTCGTAATAGCCCCCGTCGCGTGAAATGTGACGGTGGCCGTCGTCGAGGCCCTCTCTCTGTGCTGCCACCTTGTTCGAATTCTTGTTTCTGTACACTTGTTCTTCAACATCATCGTCCTCTGCTGTGAGTTGCAGGACTTGTTTCCTTAGCTCACTGTAGAAAACATCATCCTCGTATTCGTACTCCTCAAACTGAAAATCCATGGAGGAATTTTGCTACTGATTTGCTCTTTGTTTTCTTGTGGTTTCACTTGCAAATattttgtgatatatatataagtgtgtATGTGGGAAAGTTGGTTTGTTAGGGTCAATGTTGAATGGCAGCGGCGTAGGATAGTCTTTGCTGGTCGTCTCCAACTAGTTGGATGCAAATTTGCTACGAAAATTCCGAATTTTGTAATTTAGTGTTAATGATTTGATAGTtttgatttaaattaaatgttattgCTGAATTTTGTGTTGAGTTTTCGTAGTGCCGAATTTTCACCACCGAGTCTATTTTGGGTCTGAAACGCGTTGAACTGTTTCAGTCCCACTTGGAAAATTCCATCTATACATAATTTACTGAATTCTAGAAACAAAATCATGGTAATAATGATATGATTTTTCTATATACGTCGTGTGGTGCGGGTCATGAAATTTTTGGACGATTCCTTGCATCGTATTGCTTTGCATATATTTAGGTTCGTCTATTTTGAAATGTACAAATATcccaaaaaaatatactcccttcgtccttgaaataagttcatcttttttctttttgtgacgtccctcaaataagttcctctttattttatttttttttcatttttggacaaataccacaccactaataatactttatttgttcttacttttcactttttcaccattctcaatactaattatactccctccgtccgtcaagattatgtcacaattactatatcgggcgtccaccaaaattatgtcactttccttttaaggcaatggtcccaccatcctctttaatattttatccttactaacactttttatttacaaaaaaccactcaaaattcaatctcaaccactcatctcataaagtggtgggaccctttctccacaacatcaaaatcatcactaattttattaaatcccgtgtccaagcaaattgccataatcttggcagacggagggagtaacaattttcaccttttcaccactctcaatactaattat
The genomic region above belongs to Salvia miltiorrhiza cultivar Shanhuang (shh) chromosome 5, IMPLAD_Smil_shh, whole genome shotgun sequence and contains:
- the LOC130986379 gene encoding uncharacterized protein LOC130986379; protein product: MDFQFEEYEYEDDVFYSELRKQVLQLTAEDDDVEEQVYRNKNSNKVAAQREGLDDGHRHISRDGGYYDWPPNKEEVAAPAWVMNLWRTGNGTGVFIPQIVQSKKKNRPRRKRNERGRTYKRVEQN